From the candidate division WOR-3 bacterium genome, the window GCATGAAAATCGCTTTCAAAACACAAAAACATCTTCACCTGCACATATTCATCTTTATGCTCGCTCTCTACTCTATCGCTTTTGGGGGCGCCAACCTCAGAAATTCATTGGCTTTGCTCGCCGTCGCAACAATGGTCGTCACAGCTGAACTCATCAACTCATCCATAGAAATTCTGTGCGACTTTATTTCACCGGAGCACAATGCATTCATAAAAAACGCCAAAGATCTCTCAGCGGGAGCGGTTTTGTCAGCGACCTTTTCGTCTATAATATTCGCCTACCTGATTTTAGCCGACGCCGTGATGATTTCAATTGCCAGATTTTCCGGTTTCATCACCAAAATTCCTCCGCTCTACCTTTTACTTTTTTTACTGTTGTTCTGCGCTTTTACCTTGATACTTTCCAAAAGATTTTACGGAAAATTTTCAATTCCTTTTGAAGGGACTACTTTCGCCTTATCTCTTTTGATAACTTTTCTGTCTCTAAAAAGCTTATCTGTGACATTCGTTTTCTTCATGCTTATCGGCGGTATTATTCTCATTGAAGCTCTTCTGAGAAACAAAAACTGCGAAAATGTCTACATATCCGGATTGATGGCGATAATAGCAGCGGTTTTCATTCATAGAATATCAGCGAACATCGAAATACAGTTTTCAAACGATCTGGTCGCTTCGTTTTTAATTGGTGCATCTCCAACAAACGGATCTTGCTACATAGCTTCTTTAAAACCATCCCTTTCCTCTTCTGTAATCGCAATTTTCGGTGAAATAGCATCTCTTGTTTTTTTTACGATTTGGGGACCAAGGTTCAAAAATTCATTCGCCAAAAACAAAACAAACCACAGTTTCCCTCCTCCCTCCAAGTTTTTTTATCTGGGACTTTTCGTCGCTTCAGCCCTTCCTATGCCTTTTTCCTCCTCTGTCGTCTCTTCCTCTTACTCCACAGCTTTTTCCTGCGACAAGAAGCTTTCCGTTCCAATCTCAACTGTCGGGATATTGCTGAAATACTTTCTTGTCATAATATCTTTACCCCCATACGCTCGGATTGGAGTTTAGATGAAATATCTGGTAACCGGCGGAGCCGGATTTATAGGTTCTCACCTGGTTGAAAAATTACTCTCGTCAGGTGATAAAGTCATTTGCCTTGATAATTTCTCTACGGGTGAACGTGGAAATTTAAAAGATTTCGGCGGGTCTTCATTCAAATTAATCGAAAAAGACGTCACCCAACCCCTATCAATTGCTGAAAAAATCGACGTAGTCTACCATCTCGCTTCACCCGCCAGCCCACCAGATTATTTCAAACTTCCCGTCGAAACCCTCATGGCAGGTTCACTTGGCACATACAACGCCCTGAATCTTGCGCTTGAAAACAAAGCCGTCTTTTTTCTTTCTTCTACTTCCGAGATATACGGAGACCCGTCCATTTCTCCCCAAAATGAAGATCTTTGCGGATACGTCAACCCTATCTGGCCCAGAAGTGTCTACGAGGTTTCAAAACGCTTCGCCGAGTCAATCACCATGACATACAACAGAAAATACGGACTTAAAACGAGAATTGTCAGGATTTTCAACACTTATGGCCCGAATATGCGGATCGAAGACGGAAGGTCCATTCCAAACTTCATAAAATTGGCTCTTCAGGGTAAAGACTTGAAAATTTACGGAGACGGCAACCAAACCAGAAGCTTTTGTTACATTGATGATGTAGTAGAAGCCTTTGTCAAACTTCCGCGAATAGAGTATTCACAACCAGTAAACATTGGAAATCCCGAAGAAATATCAATATTCGACCTTGCCAAAACCGTTGTCAAATTGACTGGCTCAAAATCCACGATCACTTTTCACAGACCTTTAGACAACGACCCAAAAATTCGAAAACCAGACATATCGAGAGCTAAAAAAATACTCGAATGGGAACCAACGGTTGGTCTAAAACAGGGATTGGAAAAAACCGTTGAATCATTCAAAAGAAAAATCGGACCATTATGATAGGAATTATTCTAGCTGGAGGTCTGGGCACCAGACTTTTACCCCTGACAAAAGTGACCAACAAACACTTGCTCCCCGTCTTCAAAAAACCAATGATTTTTTATCCCATAGAAAAGCTTGTCGAAGCCGGAATAGAAGAGGCGGTAATAGTCGTAGGAGACAGATCCGCAGGAGATTTCATAAGACTGCTCGGCAACGGCCGGGATTTCGGCCTAAAAAACATTTTGTACACTTATCAAGAAGGAGAGAAAGGAATAGCTCACGCTCTTGGACTCTGTGAAAATTCAGTAAATGACGATAAAATCCTCGTAATACTCGGCGACAATCTATTTTCAGAAAAACTCACCGAACAAATCGGAATATTTCAGAATCAGATCATGGGCGCCCGTATCCTTTTAAAACAGGTCCCGGACCCTCAGAGGTTCGGAGTTCCTGAAATAAAAGAAGGCAAAATTGTGCAAATCGTTGAAAAACCCTTGGTTCCTCCCTCTGGGTTTGCGGTTACAGGGATATACATGTATCACCGGGATGTCTTTGAAGTCATAAAAGGCCTAAAACCTTCCAACAGGGGGGAAATTGAAATCACTGACGTCAACAACTTCTACGCCGAAAAAAAAACTCTGTCTTTCGGATTTCTCCAAAAATGGTGGACCGATGCAGGCACGTTTGATTCTTACGCCAGAGCTTGGGACTACGTCCGAAACGAAAACCGGTGAACTCTATAAAAATCCTTTTAACGGGTGGAGAGGGCAACCTTTCCGGAAAACTGAGAACAGATCTGTCCGAATTTGAAGTGTTTTCACCTGGAAAAGGTGAATTGGATGTCACCAATCCTGTCAACGTCGATTCATTCTTTAAAAAAACCGCACCGGATGTCGTCGTCCACACTGCAGCGATAACCGATGTAGACTATTGCCAGTCTCACCCCCTGGAAGCGGAGAAAGTCAACGTATCTGGAACTGAAAACATTTGTCTTCACTCCAAAAATATTCGCCTGATTTACCTGAGCACTGATTATATTTTTGACGGCAAAAAAAAAAGACCTTACCGCGAAGACGACGGACCAAACCCTCTTTCGGTCTATGGAAAGACCAAACTCGATGCTGAAAATGCCGTATTGTCACTTACATCCGATCACATGGTGGTGAGGACATCATGGCTCCTCTCAAGAACCTCCGGTTTTTTGATGAAAATTGCCAACCTTCTACTAACAGGGAAAAAGATCCCTGTTGTAGACGACACGGTAGGTTCTCCAACAGTAGTCGATTTTTTGTCTTTAACCATTTCTCAGACAATCGGTTCATCGTACAGGGGAATTCTGAATGTAGCAAACTCAAAGCCGGCCACCTGGTTTGAAGTCGCTAAAGAATACCTTGAATTGACAGGAAGGGATATAGATATCATTGTTCGGTCGTCTTCTGAAAATTTCAAAAACAAATCTCCGAGACCTAAATACTCTGTTTTGGACTGCTCTCTTTTGACTTCATTGACGGGAATAGAGCCGCCTTCATGGAGAGATTCCTTGAAAAAACATTTGGAAATAAATTGAAAAGGTCCTGTTTTCTCAAATGTCCTTGTAGATCTTAACAGTGACCGTCGTCCCTTTTCCGAGTTCGCTTTCGGCTTTAATCGAGCCTTGATGCCTTCCGACAATTTTTTTGGCAAGGGTTAGACCCAGACCCGCTCTTTTTTCATTGGTATCTTTAAAAGAGTAAAAAGGATCAAATATCCTCTCTAAATTGTCGTGAGCTATTCCTCTGCCGTTGTCTTCGAAAAATATGTAAACGCACTTTTCGTCTTCATCGGATTTTGAAATTATTTTTATCACTCCACCTTCATCCCCTACAGCTTCTACGGAGTTTACTATTATGTTTAAAAATGCCTGCCTGAGCTGGTCTCTGTCTGCGCTTACATTCGGGTTTTCTTCTTCAAAATGAGTTTCAAACCTTATTCTCTTTTTACAGGCGCTTTTATCAATCATTGCTATTGCTTCCAGAATGAGCGCGTTGACATCGACAAGACAATATTGAGCATTGTTAGTTGAAGAAAGAGATCTCAAGTTGCTTATGATGTCGGAAATCTTTTCAATACCCTCTTTTATGCAAGAAAGAGCGCTTTCAAGTTTATCTTTCTGAGAGACCGTATCTACGTTGTCCATGTAATCCGTGGCAATCTGCATGGCACTCAGTGGATTTGAAATTTCGTGAGATATGATGGAAGCGATTTCAGCCACAAGAGAGCTTCTGGTGTATTCCGTGGGAGCTAGTCGCTCTTTCATATCGCCTTTCAAGGACAGGGCTATTCCCTTGATAAGCCATGTGTTCTCGATTGAAACAGATACTCTGTTCGCCATCAATCGCAATATTCTCAGATCTTCCGCAAGGATGACCATGTCCTTTGGCAAAAAAGCAATTATCACGCCGTTTACGATAAATTTGCTCTTTAGAGCGAGAACGAGAAGTTTTCCTCTATCTGTGATTTTTTCAAAATACGCTTCATCTCTTGATATCGCTTCAACAGCTGTTTTTTCGAGCTCGTCGGCGTCTTTCTCGGCAAAACCGAAGCTCTCGACTAACGTCACCTTGTTTTCATCCGGTGAAGTCTTCATGAAAAAAACAAGCTTTTTCAAAGGTAAAATCAGTTTAAAAGTGTCTAAAATACCGTTGAACGCCTTTTCAATCCCCTCGCAAGAGAGCGAATCAAAAAGGTCGTTTATCGCGATAATCTTTTTAAGATAAGCGTTCTCTTTCCTAAGATTCTTCGCTTCAAGTTCCTTTTGAATCAATGAAATAATATTCTTAGCCCTGAACGGTTTAGGAACGTATCCGGCGGCTCCCTTCTTCATCGCCTCAACAGCTGATTCTATGGTACCGTAACCTGTCATGATAATGGGAACTATGTCAGGATGATAATTCAAAGCGTTTTCGATGAGTTCAATTCCGCTCATTTTGGGCATTTTCAAATCTGTGAGGAGGACATCGTAGGCGTTCTTGTTTATCAATTCAAGGGCTTCAAGAGAATCGTTAGTGGTATCGACTTTATAACCGGTGGAAACCAGAATTTCCTTTAAAAGTTCCGTTATCGATTTCTCGTCGTCGACAATTAATATTGAATAATTTTCAGACATATCGCTGATATTACTTAGTTAAATCTTATACCAACAATTTAGATAATACAACGAATAATAATCGAGAAAACTAAGTTTGGGCTAAAGAGAATAATTTAAGGTAATTGCACAAGAAATTATTGAAAACTGATATAATTTTAGTGCATGAAAGTGAAATACTCGAAGTTAACAAACAAGCAGATAAATGATTTGATCCGTGCATTTTTACTTGGAATACCAGCGATATAAGCAGCAGATTATGCGCAGGTTCATGGAAATACGGCCAACAAATTTAAAAAGGATAAGATTGAAAATTGCTGAAAACTGTATGAAGAACGTAAAGAGATTCAAAGGAGAAATTGAACAGAGATTTAACAACAGGTAGAATAAGAATTTATTTGGTTTAATCAAAAACATGTTATGATTCTCATGTGCAATTACCTGATTTAATTTAACCCTTAAAAAAAAATATCGGAATTTCATAACTATCCAGAAAAACATTTATCCGAAATGAGTTGACTTTT encodes:
- the rfbD gene encoding dTDP-4-dehydrorhamnose reductase, whose protein sequence is MNSIKILLTGGEGNLSGKLRTDLSEFEVFSPGKGELDVTNPVNVDSFFKKTAPDVVVHTAAITDVDYCQSHPLEAEKVNVSGTENICLHSKNIRLIYLSTDYIFDGKKKRPYREDDGPNPLSVYGKTKLDAENAVLSLTSDHMVVRTSWLLSRTSGFLMKIANLLLTGKKIPVVDDTVGSPTVVDFLSLTISQTIGSSYRGILNVANSKPATWFEVAKEYLELTGRDIDIIVRSSSENFKNKSPRPKYSVLDCSLLTSLTGIEPPSWRDSLKKHLEIN
- a CDS encoding GDP-mannose 4,6-dehydratase gives rise to the protein MKYLVTGGAGFIGSHLVEKLLSSGDKVICLDNFSTGERGNLKDFGGSSFKLIEKDVTQPLSIAEKIDVVYHLASPASPPDYFKLPVETLMAGSLGTYNALNLALENKAVFFLSSTSEIYGDPSISPQNEDLCGYVNPIWPRSVYEVSKRFAESITMTYNRKYGLKTRIVRIFNTYGPNMRIEDGRSIPNFIKLALQGKDLKIYGDGNQTRSFCYIDDVVEAFVKLPRIEYSQPVNIGNPEEISIFDLAKTVVKLTGSKSTITFHRPLDNDPKIRKPDISRAKKILEWEPTVGLKQGLEKTVESFKRKIGPL
- a CDS encoding diacylglycerol kinase, which translates into the protein MAQTEIGKSFFDALRGMKIAFKTQKHLHLHIFIFMLALYSIAFGGANLRNSLALLAVATMVVTAELINSSIEILCDFISPEHNAFIKNAKDLSAGAVLSATFSSIIFAYLILADAVMISIARFSGFITKIPPLYLLLFLLLFCAFTLILSKRFYGKFSIPFEGTTFALSLLITFLSLKSLSVTFVFFMLIGGIILIEALLRNKNCENVYISGLMAIIAAVFIHRISANIEIQFSNDLVASFLIGASPTNGSCYIASLKPSLSSSVIAIFGEIASLVFFTIWGPRFKNSFAKNKTNHSFPPPSKFFYLGLFVASALPMPFSSSVVSSSYSTAFSCDKKLSVPISTVGILLKYFLVIISLPPYARIGV
- a CDS encoding response regulator — encoded protein: MSENYSILIVDDEKSITELLKEILVSTGYKVDTTNDSLEALELINKNAYDVLLTDLKMPKMSGIELIENALNYHPDIVPIIMTGYGTIESAVEAMKKGAAGYVPKPFRAKNIISLIQKELEAKNLRKENAYLKKIIAINDLFDSLSCEGIEKAFNGILDTFKLILPLKKLVFFMKTSPDENKVTLVESFGFAEKDADELEKTAVEAISRDEAYFEKITDRGKLLVLALKSKFIVNGVIIAFLPKDMVILAEDLRILRLMANRVSVSIENTWLIKGIALSLKGDMKERLAPTEYTRSSLVAEIASIISHEISNPLSAMQIATDYMDNVDTVSQKDKLESALSCIKEGIEKISDIISNLRSLSSTNNAQYCLVDVNALILEAIAMIDKSACKKRIRFETHFEEENPNVSADRDQLRQAFLNIIVNSVEAVGDEGGVIKIISKSDEDEKCVYIFFEDNGRGIAHDNLERIFDPFYSFKDTNEKRAGLGLTLAKKIVGRHQGSIKAESELGKGTTVTVKIYKDI
- a CDS encoding NTP transferase domain-containing protein, encoding MIGIILAGGLGTRLLPLTKVTNKHLLPVFKKPMIFYPIEKLVEAGIEEAVIVVGDRSAGDFIRLLGNGRDFGLKNILYTYQEGEKGIAHALGLCENSVNDDKILVILGDNLFSEKLTEQIGIFQNQIMGARILLKQVPDPQRFGVPEIKEGKIVQIVEKPLVPPSGFAVTGIYMYHRDVFEVIKGLKPSNRGEIEITDVNNFYAEKKTLSFGFLQKWWTDAGTFDSYARAWDYVRNENR